Sequence from the Platichthys flesus chromosome 2, fPlaFle2.1, whole genome shotgun sequence genome:
CTCAACAGACGATAATGTCCCGCTCCCCTGACAATGAGGATGGATGCTTTGTTGCCATGGATACAGAGGACGACGGTGCAGGCCCTGCTGGGTTAACTGAGGAGGCAGAGGCCAAGATGGGGTCCTCCTGGCGACAAGAAGGGACCGTGGATAGTGGTGCCAAAGGAGGGGAGAGAACGATGTCGGAGTTGCCAGAGGAAGTTCTTGAATATATTCTGTCCTTCCTCTCACCCTACCAAGAACACAAGACAGCTGCGCTTGTATGCAAGCAGTGGTATCGCCTCATTAAAGGTATGCCTCTTGCATCTGCATAATCCTGTGTGAACCTGAGAGGGCCGGTGGAATGGTTAGCTTCGCTGTGGGTGTGAGGGGGCATTACAACATCAGCAAAGAAGTGAAACATTACTTTAAGGGACCAGCGTGCAGAGTTCAATTGGCAGTACTGAAATATAACTTTTGATAATGTGTTACCTGAGAATAAAGAATTAATTGGTTACTGCTAGCTTAGGATGAGCCCTGCCTATCTATATTGAGAGCAGGTACTTattttgtgtgtcatgttgCACTGCCATGTTCCTACAGTATCCCACAATGGACAAACATAACACTGACTCTGAGTTTTTACCTTATCTGAACCCCAAACTACCTGAGTGAGGAGAGGGGTATGCAGTTTATTGCATTCTACTAACCTAACTGCTTGATGCCACTAAATGATACACAGTGGCTCTTGAAACACCTGAGAAGTGACATTTAAGAAAGAATGACTCATTCAAATCTGCTTATACTGCAGGTCGAATATTCGTAAAATGGAGAAATGTAACTTTTTGTGTtacttatttgtattttctctgaactAGGTGTTGCTTATCAGTGCTATCATGGTTTCTTGAGAGCTGTCCAGGAGGGAAATATCCAGTGGGAAAGTCGTACATACCCATATCCAGGAACCCCTATCACACAGCGCTTCTCACACAGTCAGTACATTCTGCTTTACCAATTGTTGTACTTTTTTCATACGGTGAATAATATCACTGACATACCCATGAACCATGAAATTACTGAGATATACAGCCCTTCAGGTTTTGTATCTagtgtctttaaatgtttttatgtcATTGTAACTGTAGGTTTGGTTTAGAGGACAGGGATCAGCGGATAAAATAGGAAGAGGAACTTCAGACTAGCCATTTTGTCATCGGGTGAACTCTAAGTGTTGGCATTTTGGTTGCAACACCCAGTCAtgtttttacaacattttaaGCAAATGCAACCGTGTGAGGACTAGTTAAAcagtttttacagtttgaaatcTATCTCCTTCCTGTACAACAAGAAGTTatgttatttattaattttccaGGTTTAAAAGATTAACATTGAACTACCAATTGTCAAAGGCTATAGCTAAATTTACTCACCTAGGAACCCAAGTTCTCCTTTATGTCAGTGTATGTCTACTGGTGTGTTGTAATACTAATGTAGTGTCAGATGATCTAAAGGTAATCTGATCAAGATttagtaagaaaaacaaaatctttcTTTGCAAATGTACTGTAAACAACCAATCTAGAAATGTCTTCCAATACAATTTTTATATTGAAAATGCAGGTAACTTTTTTCCTtggtttcacacaaacaaactagatTGCATAAATAAACAGAAGTAAATGTTTATCTGTCAAGGTGGTCAGTGTTTGCATAAGTTTGCTGTTAATCTTGTGGctgatttttgtgttttgcaggtgCATGTTATTATGACTCAAACCAGTCTATGTATGTGTTTGGGGGTTGCACTCAAAGTAGCTGCAATGCTGCCTTCAATGATCTATGGAGACTTGACCTAAACAGCAAGGAGTGGATCCGTCCTTTAGCCTCAGGTATGAGTCCGTCACAAGCAGTAAAGACTGATTGGTAAAAGAAATTACAGCTCTAAAGTAAGATGGGGCTTATGTAAGAGCAGCTGTGGGAGGGTGAACCTCATGTGTGAATACAGTGTTCAGATAACGAACGGCAGCAGCTGAGTTGGCAATACTGAAATATAGTACTGAAATATTTTGCTGTTGCAGTTAAATTCTTTAAACTTCGGAGCTTTGGTTCTTTTTATGAATCTGCTAGTAGAGCAGTTTCACTTATTGGATTAAAAAATGTACTCCCATCTCTTTCTTTTACAGGCTCTTATCCGTCTCCTAAAGCTGGGGCGACTCTTGTGATGCACAAAGATCTATTAGTGCTCTTTGGGGGGTGGACTCGCCCAAGCCCATATCCATTGCACCAGCCAGAAAGGTTTTTTGATGAAATCCACAGCTACTCCCCTTCAAAGAATTGGTGAGTTGGATATCATTACTGGAAAGTAGAACTTTTCATCATGGGTTTTCTGTCGCTGTTTGATTCATTATTTCCTTTGTTGATCAGGTGGAACTGCATCGTAACTACACATGGACCTCCACCCATGGCTGGCCACTCTTCCTCAGTAATTGGAAACACCATGGTGGTGTTTGGGGGATCATTAGGAGCTCGTCAAATGTATACATTTAAtccttatttaaaaaattattcAAAACTGAGATGCATAAATTAAAGCTGGAATCTGTAACTTCCTGCAAGTTCAATCTGCAGAAGAGATGATGGGGCATCTAGTGTCACATTTACAAAGTTTCCTGACCCTCCTTATTCAAGACAGTAAACAATTTGTCAGGTGATTATATTCTTTACTGAGGTTATAAAGTTACATCACCTCAGTGACATCTACTGTGCCCCCAGAACAATTGCTGATGTTACACTCAAAGTAGACTTAAATCCCAAAAAGAAGGTTGTGTTTCATAAGTGGAGCTCAAGTACAAAGAGCTGTTAACACTACTTGTCCAGACAGCCTCATAATGGGCTTTATAAATACCTGGTTTTGTCAAATCTGATCAACACAATAAAGGTTCCAACCAAGTTAGTGTTTCACACTCactttggttttattgtcaaacatttacacatttcAGCTTTAATTGTTAGACTTTAACTCGGCTTTGCTAGTAAATGAAAACTTAAGCTGTCACATCTCACAATGTCGTTCTGTCCTTCGTTGATTCTGAGCAGGAGTAATGAAGTCTGGATTCTGGATCTGGAGCAGTGGTCATGGTCCAAGCCAACCATATCTGGCCCATTACCACACCCACGAGGAGGCCAATCCCAAGTAAGGATTCATTCAACAATTCAAGCTATTAAAAATCCATTGTGATCTTGTTTTCTTGGTCTGACAAGTTGTTGGTTTTTACCACTTTAAGACTGTTTTCCATCTCCATGCAATTATAGGTAGGTGAAGTTTGGATTGAAAACCCCACCCAtcttattaatataaaatgtaattctacttttttaatttttcctaTCAGATTGTCATCGATGATCAGACGTTGCTCATCTTGGGAGGATGTGGTGGTCCTAATGCAGTaggtttcttttatatttaattctcATATTAGAACAAAATGTCTAAACCTCCTTTTAACGTGACTACAGTTTTAACCAAAACCTTTTATCTGTGTTAAAGCTTCTTAAAGATGCCTGGCTGCTTCACATGGACACACCACCGTGGAggtggcagcagctgcaggttgaaaATGAGGACCATGGAGCACCAGAACTTTGGTGTCACCCAGCTTGTAGAGTAAGTGTCTGTCTtagcagtcagtgtgtgtgtgtgtgtgcgcgttcaAACCGAAAATCAATCAATGTGtctaatctttttttattatctttctCATCTTCTTCAAGGTGGGCCAGTGTGTGGTCGTTTTCTCACAGGCGCCATCTGGCCGTGCACCGCTCAGCCCAAGTCTCAACTCTCGGCCCTCCCCCATAAGTGCCTCACCTGCCTCTCTAGGCCCCGAACCGCCTTCCCTGCGCtctcagtctcctgttcggagTGGGGCTGCCGGTGCTGTCCTGGGAGCTGTCGAAGAGGCTCCGTGTGTAAATGGTCGCTGGGGAACGCTGAGACCTCGCCCCTCAGCAAGAGGATATGCCAGAGACGGGAGCCCATCCTCGTCTCAGCAGCCGTCTCCTTTGCAAGGTCCAGAcagtcctcctcttcctccacttcctgcatTATTAAACGGATCATCACCTTCACCCGGGACCAGCCCTGCCCAGGTTGCATCTCCTCCCTCTCGCCCTCACCTGCCTGCCTCCACGGACTATGATTGGGAGTCTCCCCCTTCTGCCTCCCACCACCCTGAGGTGCCCAGCACTAACGGACTGCATACACCTCCTGCAGGCTGCCCACGCACTCCCCCCGGAGCAGTGTCCCCGGCTGCCTTACGACGAAGTCTGGAGgcagtaaaaaacaaatcttcctCATCTttaccatcttcatcatcttcatcgtcatcatcatcgtcgtctTCCCTTCAGGCACAGGGAGCCTCTACCGGAGCAGgaagtggtggaggagctggaggagcaggtcCTCCTGGAACTcctccctcatcctcatccAGCCCCCCACAGGCTGCTGGAGCTGATGGACATGCTATCCCACCTATTGCACGGCGTCTTGGTCATCACCCTCCTCAGAGCCTGAACGTAGGAAAACCTTTGTACCAGTCTCTCAACTGCAAGCCTATGCAGATGTATGTTCTTGATGTATCCCGGGCCAAATCTGCCAGGGTGGTGTCTTGGAGAGTTTATGGGAACGGGACTCCCGCAGCAGTCACAGGGCCACCAGAGACCAGCCTCCACACAGTGGTGCAGGGCAGGGGAGAGCTCATCATTTTTGGGGGCCTCATGGACAAGAAACAGAATGTGAAGTACTACCCTAAAACCAATGCCTTGTACTTTGTACGTGCTAAAAGGTAATGCAGCTCCAGACGGGACTGGGAAGACGTACGCTTCCACCTGTGACCACACGGAACGAAGACACACAGCCTTTTTCCTATAGAGAGGATTATTGGAAAAGAACATTGTTAGATGTTCCACTTCAGAAGTTCATGACCCTTCTGCCTACTGCAagcattcaaaataaaacactttaactACACTTTGATAAAGCATACGGTTAAATGAGagtcctgactgtgtgtgtgtgcttgtttgacagcgagtgtgtatttgtgagtgcCAGGACATTTTTTGTTGTCCCAGTGATCAACCAAACAAaatttccgttttttttttttctgtcacccTTCTCTGAACTCTTAAAAGAGAGGAGCTCTGGAAGAACTGACAGAAACGGTGGACGACTACCTTGTTTTTTGTAACACTCTTTAAGCCTGCTATGTTTACATTGAAAACCGTgtgcgtgtgattgtgtgcctgtgtgtgcgtacgtgcaCAATAGTGGTTAAAAGTTCTTGACTAATTGACGGGATCTTTGTGTGAGAGATATGGCACTGTACTAAAAAGATAGTTGAACAATAAAGGCCTCCGTGTTTAATCTGTCAGTCTTCATATTGctacagtgtttgtttgtggtctATCATAAGTAGCTGTTTTAGAGCGGTCACTGATTTTACCTGTTCTTCAGGAGGTTGATATCAGTATCTTTCAAACTGAAATTGTAAGCCAAAGATGGACAAGAAGTTgtggagacaaagaaaagccatgataaaaaatgttcttttatAAACAAGAAGTATTAATTTGAGATTACATTTAATAGATTTATAACATAggcatgttttttaaagcttgACTCAAATTTGATCTTAAATCTTCccaaatatataaagaaataaactaAAGTAACAATTTATATTGTGGAGAATTAACTTTCTCAGCAGCACTGATGAAGTCTGTACACGTAGTTTATCAGGGGCTGACGAAGAGCGGCCTCTAGTGGCTGCTCTTATATCAGCACAACAAGGAAAGGGGTCATTCAGTGATGAGTCATCTCAACTGCAAGTAGCATCTGCTCCTAGTATAAAATACCTTATATAAATGTATACCTAGTTTTATTACAATTAATCCTTATCCTCTTAAATCTCCCCTAAAGACTAAATTTAAAAGGTGTGCTTTCTCTGAATTCTGATCTTACCTAATGTGACAGTTTGATAATGTTTAATGAGGTTTTACTCTTCTCATCTTGAACaattttcatttctgtatcTTTTGCGGTTTGACCTTCAAATAGGTTTTTGTTTCCAATTGCTTGCCCTCACCAATTGCTTGCCCTCACTTATTTTGAATAATTGTTTCCGGTTTAAAGTCAGTGGTGAAAAAACTATTCAGataaaaagtagaaaataccACAGTGGTAAATGTCCTTCATTAAAAATGTCACTCAAGTAGTTGTAGCTctaaataacaacacacacaagtgtcAGAAGTgtatatatcatataatatataatttgcaTTCATTTGTAAGTACCTTTTATTATATATGAAATTCTTTCATATACTTTGGTATATATCTTTTATgatatactatattatatttcatactgtgttttgaaaggcgcaatataaataaagtgtattattattgttatcatatATATCTTTTAAGAgcaaatgtttatataataataataattattgtatatattatttttatttttattattaggtgCTAAATCAAAATTTAGGTACCTAGACTATCCACACGATCTTTTGCAAATTTACCTTGTTTCAACACCCAcagtcacttttttttaatcctcagTCTCCTCTCACTCAGACTGTCCATCCCCCTCCGCGAACCAACAACCTTTTACCCAGAGAGCTGCTataggagcagagcaggggcaGCTCGGAGCTCAGCAGTCTGATTTGAGCAGAATCAGGGAGGTGGTGAGGTGGCAGACTGCACTGACGAGGTATTGGCTCTGACAGCGAGGCAGTGGGAGGAGCCTGTGACAATGAATGTGCTGAGGACAGGACACATGTTTACAATGatagggggagagagggggaagaatgGAGCTGCTGCACAGGACCACTGCACACTGTGAGTTTCCCAATGAAGTCACCAAATGCAAGAGACCTTTGTTTGGCTAAGTTTTCATGAGACAAGTGAGAGGAGTGTGCTGCTTGAGTGTGGTAGTAGTTAGGTGTGTGTAGTTGGTTTGAATGAGTTTTAAGTGTAGGCCTTTTGGGagagcctgtgtttgtgtctgcaagAGAATTAACTGTCTGCTTTCTATGATGCATtctttaatattacatttaactGGTTGCTATCTGGTTTCCACATCTTTGCTTgtagttaagttaagttaaacTGACAGACTGGTTTCAAAATATGTCAACCATGAGCTAAACCTAAATATTTCCAGGAGAACATCAGTCTTCCTCATGATGCACAACCACTCTCTGCCCTTGTAGCCTAAACGCATCTGAACCTTTTATAAATCACAACATAAACACCACTTTTTGATTCTGTTGCAGATGGTGCCTCTATTAAACAGCCTGCCAGTCAAGGGAGCTAATGAAAGTCACTGCAGAAGGACACCAGAGTGGCTGGGTGTCATGTGATACCGAGCAGCACAATCATTCAATGAGTGATCACAAAGGCTGATAGCGTTTGTTTTTGACGTCACTGTTCTGTTCTAAGTACAACACACTCTCCCTGTTCCCTGCTATCTCAAACAAGAAGGAGGTGACACAGTAAGGACAAAGTGTCATTTCTCAGAGATGACCAGTTCTCAGCTGCTGGACTCTTCATCCACAGAGTCTGTGTTTGGTGCTCAGGCTCCCCCCGGGATGGCATCCACAGTGTCTGCTGTCCCGCTTGGAGTCTTTGGCCCCTCGCCGCCCCCTCCAGCTGTTTGGCCTCCTCTTGACTTCGCCCTGGGTGCTCTGGCCTGCTGCGCAGCGTGTGTGTTCACCAATCCCCTGGAGGTTGTTAAGACTCGTCTGCAGCTCCAGGGAGAGCTGTGTGCTCGTGGATCCTACCAGAGGCACTACAGGGGAGCCCTCCAGGCCCTGTGGGTGGTGGGCCGCACAGACGGGCTCCGAGGCCTGCAGAAGGGGCTCTCGGTTGGCCTGATCTACCAGGGTGTGATGAATGGTGTACGGCTGGGCTCCTATTCCTACTGTGAAGCTTTGGGTATAACCTCACTCCACGGGGGCAG
This genomic interval carries:
- the fbxo42 gene encoding F-box only protein 42 isoform X2, which gives rise to MSRSPDNEDGCFVAMDTEDDGAGPAGLTEEAEAKMGSSWRQEGTVDSGAKGGERTMSELPEEVLEYILSFLSPYQEHKTAALVCKQWYRLIKGVAYQCYHGFLRAVQEGNIQWESRTYPYPGTPITQRFSHSACYYDSNQSMYVFGGCTQSSCNAAFNDLWRLDLNSKEWIRPLASGSYPSPKAGATLVMHKDLLVLFGGWTRPSPYPLHQPERFFDEIHSYSPSKNWWNCIVTTHGPPPMAGHSSSVIGNTMVVFGGSLGARQMSNEVWILDLEQWSWSKPTISGPLPHPRGGQSQIVIDDQTLLILGGCGGPNALLKDAWLLHMDTPPWRWQQLQVENEDHGAPELWCHPACRVGQCVVVFSQAPSGRAPLSPSLNSRPSPISASPASLGPEPPSLRSQSPVRSGAAGAVLGAVEEAPCVNGRWGTLRPRPSARGYARDGSPSSSQQPSPLQGPDSPPLPPLPALLNGSSPSPGTSPAQVASPPSRPHLPASTDYDWESPPSASHHPEVPSTNGLHTPPAGCPRTPPGAVSPAALRRSLEAVKNKSSSSLPSSSSSSSSSSSSSLQAQGASTGAGSGGGAGGAGPPGTPPSSSSSPPQAAGADGHAIPPIARRLGHHPPQSLNVGKPLYQSLNCKPMQMYVLDVSRAKSARVVSWRVYGNGTPAAVTGPPETSLHTVVQGRGELIIFGGLMDKKQNVKYYPKTNALYFVRAKR
- the fbxo42 gene encoding F-box only protein 42 isoform X1, producing the protein MSRSPDNEDGCFVAMDTEDDGAGPAGLTEEAEAKMGSSWRQEGTVDSGAKGGERTMSELPEEVLEYILSFLSPYQEHKTAALVCKQWYRLIKGVAYQCYHGFLRAVQEGNIQWESRTYPYPGTPITQRFSHSACYYDSNQSMYVFGGCTQSSCNAAFNDLWRLDLNSKEWIRPLASGSYPSPKAGATLVMHKDLLVLFGGWTRPSPYPLHQPERFFDEIHSYSPSKNWWNCIVTTHGPPPMAGHSSSVIGNTMVVFGGSLGARQIRSNEVWILDLEQWSWSKPTISGPLPHPRGGQSQIVIDDQTLLILGGCGGPNALLKDAWLLHMDTPPWRWQQLQVENEDHGAPELWCHPACRVGQCVVVFSQAPSGRAPLSPSLNSRPSPISASPASLGPEPPSLRSQSPVRSGAAGAVLGAVEEAPCVNGRWGTLRPRPSARGYARDGSPSSSQQPSPLQGPDSPPLPPLPALLNGSSPSPGTSPAQVASPPSRPHLPASTDYDWESPPSASHHPEVPSTNGLHTPPAGCPRTPPGAVSPAALRRSLEAVKNKSSSSLPSSSSSSSSSSSSSLQAQGASTGAGSGGGAGGAGPPGTPPSSSSSPPQAAGADGHAIPPIARRLGHHPPQSLNVGKPLYQSLNCKPMQMYVLDVSRAKSARVVSWRVYGNGTPAAVTGPPETSLHTVVQGRGELIIFGGLMDKKQNVKYYPKTNALYFVRAKR